Proteins encoded within one genomic window of Paracoccus sp. TOH:
- a CDS encoding putative Na+/H+ antiporter, protein MLNKPILLSYTAEIFAACNFAVAILLTRSTKFFEHLAHTRPSHAGIFHLLGEVEVAFAFWEMVPIVGIVILNGQNMALTQQQCLSGSLRLPSDTGFDHRVCDCDELARDGDDDELLRIFVRRQAMRGHKLQSVDPRNRLSAVPS, encoded by the coding sequence ATGCTGAACAAGCCGATTTTACTCAGCTACACTGCCGAGATTTTCGCCGCTTGCAACTTTGCAGTAGCGATCCTTCTCACCCGCTCGACGAAGTTCTTCGAACACCTTGCCCATACCCGTCCGAGTCACGCCGGCATCTTCCATCTTCTGGGAGAGGTCGAAGTCGCTTTCGCCTTCTGGGAAATGGTGCCGATCGTCGGGATAGTGATCCTAAACGGCCAAAACATGGCGCTCACCCAGCAACAGTGCCTAAGTGGCAGTCTGAGGCTGCCATCGGACACCGGTTTTGATCATCGCGTTTGCGATTGCGATGAGCTTGCACGCGATGGCGATGATGATGAGCTTTTGCGGATTTTCGTGCGTCGTCAGGCGATGCGCGGCCACAAACTGCAATCAGTGGATCCTCGCAATCGCCTTTCCGCTGTTCCGTCATGA
- a CDS encoding L-serine ammonia-lyase has translation MFLSTFDIFKIGIGPSSSHTMGPMVAAARFLDELRRAAPPEGTRLRASLHGSLAFTGKGHATDRAVILGLLGFLPDTIDPDRAEAQEAALRSARTIALPGLPVLAFRPDEDLVFDYGPPLPGHANGLVLTALRPDGEPLMSRTYYSIGGGFVRTAEELAADRAQDGAAPAAGPASPGYPFPFTSAVEMLAMGAASGESIASMKRANETLAHGAALDDRLDAVWAAMDGCVERGLRQEGILPGGLSVRRRASDIHRQLLSESGANRSQPHVVNDWIATYAMAVNEENAAGGRVVTSPTNGAAGVVPAVIRYYRDHCNGATHEGIRDFLLVAAAIGGLIKHNASISGAEVGCQGEVGSASAMAAAGLCAALGGTNEQIENAAEIALEHHLGMTCDPAKGLVQVPCIERNGLGAIKAVSAASLALRGDGQHFMPLDNCIETMRQTGIDMNLKYKETSTGGLAVNLPEC, from the coding sequence ATGTTCCTTTCAACTTTCGATATCTTCAAGATCGGCATTGGCCCGTCCTCCTCGCACACGATGGGACCGATGGTGGCCGCCGCGCGCTTTCTGGACGAGCTGCGCCGCGCCGCGCCGCCCGAAGGCACCCGGCTGCGCGCCAGCCTGCACGGTAGCCTCGCCTTCACTGGCAAGGGCCATGCCACCGACCGGGCGGTGATCCTGGGCCTGCTTGGATTCCTGCCCGACACCATCGACCCCGACCGCGCCGAGGCGCAAGAGGCCGCGCTGCGCTCCGCCAGGACCATCGCGCTGCCCGGCCTGCCAGTGCTGGCGTTTCGCCCCGACGAGGATCTGGTCTTCGACTACGGCCCCCCTCTGCCGGGCCATGCCAACGGGCTGGTCCTGACCGCCCTGCGACCGGACGGCGAACCGCTGATGTCGCGCACCTATTATTCCATCGGTGGCGGATTTGTCCGCACCGCCGAGGAGCTTGCCGCCGACCGGGCGCAAGACGGCGCGGCACCGGCCGCGGGTCCGGCGTCACCGGGCTATCCGTTCCCCTTCACCTCGGCGGTCGAGATGCTGGCGATGGGCGCCGCATCGGGCGAAAGCATCGCCTCGATGAAACGGGCGAACGAAACCTTGGCGCATGGCGCGGCCTTGGATGACCGGCTGGATGCCGTTTGGGCCGCGATGGACGGCTGCGTCGAACGCGGCTTGCGGCAGGAGGGCATCCTGCCCGGCGGCCTGTCAGTGCGCCGCCGCGCCAGCGACATCCATCGCCAGCTTCTGTCCGAAAGTGGCGCCAACCGCAGCCAGCCGCATGTCGTGAACGACTGGATCGCCACCTACGCCATGGCCGTGAATGAAGAAAACGCCGCCGGGGGCCGGGTTGTCACCTCGCCCACCAACGGGGCCGCAGGCGTGGTGCCCGCCGTGATCCGCTACTACCGCGACCACTGCAACGGCGCGACGCATGAGGGCATCCGCGACTTCCTGCTGGTGGCCGCCGCCATCGGCGGGTTGATCAAGCACAACGCCTCGATCTCGGGGGCCGAAGTCGGGTGCCAGGGCGAGGTCGGCTCGGCCTCGGCAATGGCGGCGGCAGGACTTTGCGCAGCACTTGGCGGCACCAACGAGCAGATCGAGAACGCCGCCGAGATCGCCCTGGAGCACCATCTGGGCATGACCTGCGACCCGGCAAAGGGGCTGGTTCAGGTGCCTTGCATTGAACGCAACGGTCTGGGCGCGATCAAGGCGGTGTCGGCGGCCAGTCTAGCGCTGCGTGGCGACGGGCAGCATTTCATGCCGCTCGACAACTGCATCGAGACGATGCGGCAGACCGGCATCGACATGAACCTGAAGTACAAGGAAACCTCCACCGGCGGTTTGGCCGTCAATCTTCCGGAATGCTGA
- the gcvP gene encoding aminomethyl-transferring glycine dehydrogenase encodes MTYKESSYAPYDFANRRHIGPSPAEMAEMLKAVGAPSLDALIDEIVPDDIRLKTPLTWGKALSEQAVLSKLRSVADMNRVMTSFIGQGYHGTVTPPPIQRNIFENPAWYTAYTPYQPEISQGRLEALLNYQTMIADLTALDVANASLLDEGTAAAEAVALCQRSAKSKATAFFVDQDCHAQTIAVVKTRAEALGWSVIVGNPFADLDPAKVFGALFQYPGTYGHVHDFTSVIAKLHAAGALATVAADPLALTVLKAPGEMGADIAIGSTQRFGVPMGYGGPHAAYMAVKDGLKRNMPGRIVGVSIDARGNRAYRLSLQTREQHIRREKATSNVCTAQALLAVMASMYAVFHGPEGLKAIAERIHRKTVRLAKGLEAAGFTVEPAAFFDTITVEVGAVQGAILKSAEAAGINLRRVGTTKIGISFDERATRAHTEAIWAAFGNERRDDDLTHEYRLPEALVRTSEYLTHPVFHMNRAEAEMTRYMRRLADRDLALDRAMIPLGSCTMKLNATAEMMALSWPEFADVHPFAPNSQTAGYAEMLRDLDAKLCQVTGYDAFSMQPNSGAQGEYAGLLTIQAYHRANGQGHRDICLIPTSAHGTNPASAQMVGMKVVVVGVAPNGDIDMDDFRAKAEQHSANLSACMITYPSTHGVFEKTAREICEITHKHGGQVYLDGANMNAMVGLSRPGDIGSDVSHLNLHKTFAIPHGGGGPGMGPIGVKAHLAPHLPGNPLLADGGAVSSAPYGSASVLLISWAYCLLMGGEGLTQATKVAILNANYIANRLKSAYPILYSAGGRVAHECILDTRVMKDRAGVTVDDVAKRLVDCGFHAPTMSWPVAGTLMVEPTESEPKAELDRFITAMLGIAAEAEAIVEGKLDAEDNPLKHAPHTVEDLVGEWNRSYSRESACFPPGAFRVDKYWSPVNRVDNVYGDRHLICSCPPLESYMDAAE; translated from the coding sequence ATGACCTACAAGGAATCCAGCTACGCCCCCTACGATTTTGCCAACCGTCGCCATATCGGCCCCTCTCCGGCCGAGATGGCCGAGATGCTGAAGGCCGTGGGCGCGCCCAGCCTTGACGCGCTGATCGACGAAATCGTCCCCGACGACATCCGGCTGAAAACCCCGCTGACATGGGGCAAGGCGCTGTCGGAACAGGCCGTTCTTTCCAAGCTGCGCAGCGTGGCCGACATGAACCGGGTGATGACCTCGTTCATCGGGCAGGGCTACCACGGCACGGTCACCCCGCCGCCGATCCAGCGCAACATCTTTGAAAACCCGGCCTGGTATACCGCCTATACTCCCTACCAGCCGGAAATCAGCCAGGGCCGTCTTGAGGCACTGCTGAACTACCAGACCATGATCGCCGATCTGACCGCGCTTGACGTGGCCAACGCTTCGCTTCTGGACGAAGGCACCGCCGCCGCCGAGGCCGTGGCGCTGTGCCAGCGTTCGGCCAAGTCGAAGGCCACCGCCTTCTTTGTCGATCAGGACTGCCACGCCCAGACAATCGCCGTGGTGAAAACCCGGGCCGAGGCTTTGGGCTGGTCGGTGATCGTCGGCAATCCCTTTGCCGATCTGGACCCTGCCAAGGTCTTCGGCGCGCTGTTCCAGTACCCCGGCACCTATGGCCATGTGCATGACTTCACGTCCGTCATCGCCAAGCTGCACGCCGCTGGCGCGCTGGCCACCGTCGCCGCCGATCCGCTAGCGCTGACCGTTCTGAAGGCTCCGGGCGAAATGGGCGCCGATATCGCCATCGGCTCGACCCAGCGCTTTGGCGTGCCGATGGGCTATGGTGGCCCGCACGCTGCCTACATGGCCGTCAAGGACGGGCTGAAGCGCAACATGCCGGGCCGTATCGTTGGCGTGTCGATCGACGCGCGCGGCAACCGCGCCTACCGGCTGTCGCTGCAAACGCGCGAGCAGCATATCCGCCGCGAGAAGGCCACCTCGAACGTCTGCACCGCGCAGGCTTTGCTGGCGGTCATGGCGTCGATGTATGCCGTGTTCCACGGTCCCGAGGGCCTGAAGGCCATTGCCGAACGCATCCATCGCAAGACGGTGCGTCTGGCCAAGGGTCTGGAAGCGGCAGGGTTCACCGTGGAACCGGCGGCTTTCTTCGACACGATCACCGTCGAGGTCGGCGCCGTCCAGGGCGCGATCCTGAAATCGGCCGAGGCGGCCGGCATCAACCTGCGCCGCGTCGGCACGACGAAGATCGGCATCTCGTTCGATGAGCGCGCCACCCGCGCCCATACCGAGGCGATCTGGGCTGCCTTCGGCAACGAGCGTCGCGACGACGACCTGACGCATGAATACCGTCTGCCGGAAGCGTTGGTGCGGACCTCGGAATACCTGACCCATCCGGTCTTCCACATGAACCGCGCCGAAGCCGAAATGACCCGCTACATGCGGCGTCTGGCCGACCGCGATCTGGCGCTGGACCGGGCGATGATCCCACTGGGCTCCTGCACCATGAAGCTCAACGCCACCGCCGAGATGATGGCGCTCAGCTGGCCCGAGTTCGCCGACGTTCACCCGTTCGCGCCGAACAGCCAGACCGCAGGCTATGCCGAAATGCTGCGCGACCTGGACGCCAAGCTGTGCCAGGTGACGGGCTATGACGCCTTCTCCATGCAGCCCAACTCGGGCGCGCAGGGGGAATATGCGGGTCTTCTTACCATTCAGGCCTATCACCGCGCCAATGGTCAGGGCCACCGCGATATCTGCCTGATCCCGACCTCGGCTCATGGCACCAACCCGGCTTCGGCGCAAATGGTGGGGATGAAGGTGGTCGTTGTTGGTGTTGCCCCGAACGGCGACATCGACATGGACGACTTCCGCGCCAAGGCCGAACAGCATTCCGCCAATCTTTCGGCTTGCATGATCACCTATCCCTCGACCCACGGCGTGTTCGAGAAGACCGCGCGCGAGATCTGCGAAATCACGCACAAGCACGGCGGGCAGGTCTATCTGGACGGCGCCAACATGAACGCGATGGTCGGCCTGTCGCGGCCCGGTGACATCGGCTCGGACGTCAGCCACCTGAACCTGCACAAGACCTTCGCCATCCCGCATGGCGGCGGCGGTCCGGGCATGGGTCCGATCGGCGTGAAGGCGCATCTTGCGCCCCACTTGCCGGGCAACCCGTTGCTTGCCGATGGCGGTGCAGTGTCTTCGGCCCCCTATGGCTCTGCCTCGGTTCTGCTGATCAGCTGGGCCTATTGCCTGCTGATGGGCGGTGAAGGGCTGACCCAGGCGACCAAGGTGGCGATCCTGAACGCCAACTACATCGCCAACCGGCTGAAGTCGGCCTACCCGATCCTCTACTCGGCGGGCGGACGTGTGGCGCATGAGTGCATCCTTGACACAAGGGTGATGAAAGACCGCGCCGGGGTGACGGTGGATGACGTGGCCAAGCGTCTGGTCGACTGCGGCTTCCACGCGCCCACCATGAGCTGGCCCGTGGCGGGTACGCTGATGGTGGAGCCGACGGAAAGCGAGCCCAAGGCGGAGTTGGACCGTTTCATCACCGCCATGCTGGGCATCGCGGCCGAGGCGGAAGCGATCGTCGAAGGCAAGCTTGACGCCGAAGACAACCCGCTGAAGCACGCGCCGCACACGGTCGAGGATCTGGTGGGCGAGTGGAACCGGTCCTACAGCCGCGAATCCGCCTGCTTCCCGCCCGGGGCTTTCCGCGTGGACAAGTACTGGTCGCCGGTGAACCGCGTCGACAACGTCTATGGCGACCGGCACCTGATCTGCTCATGCCCGCCCCTGGAAAGCTACATGGACGCGGCCGAGTGA
- the gcvH gene encoding glycine cleavage system protein GcvH codes for MLKFTEDHEWLNIADGIATVGITNHAVEQLGDLVFVDLPETGATLAKNDAAATVESVKAASDVYCPLDGEVVEVNEAIRNDPSIVNADPQGAGWFFKLKLARVADAEGLMDEAAYLALVG; via the coding sequence ATGTTGAAATTCACCGAAGATCACGAATGGCTGAACATCGCCGATGGCATCGCCACGGTCGGCATTACCAATCACGCCGTCGAACAACTGGGCGACCTGGTGTTCGTCGACCTGCCCGAAACCGGGGCCACTCTGGCCAAGAACGATGCTGCGGCAACGGTCGAGTCGGTCAAGGCCGCATCGGACGTCTACTGCCCGCTGGATGGCGAAGTGGTTGAAGTCAACGAGGCGATCCGCAACGACCCGTCGATCGTCAATGCAGATCCGCAAGGCGCCGGCTGGTTCTTCAAGCTGAAGCTTGCCCGCGTCGCCGATGCCGAAGGGCTGATGGACGAAGCCGCCTATCTGGCGCTTGTGGGCTGA
- the gcvT gene encoding glycine cleavage system aminomethyltransferase GcvT yields the protein MDDTTTLKKTPLTALNIELGGKMVGFAGYQMPVQFPEGVMKEHLHTRAKAGLFDVSHMGQVILRPKSGKVEDAALALERLVPVDILGLKHGRQRYALFTDAQGGILDDLMVANRGDHLFVVVNAACKEQDVAHMRANLSDLCDVIELTDRALVALQGPAAESALAALAPEVAAMAFMDVRGVSILGVDCVVSRSGYSGEDGYEVSVPEAKAVEFVRSLLANPDVQPIGLGARDSLRLEAGLCLYGNDIDTGTTPVAAALEWAVQKVRRTGGARAGGFPGADVILREFDIGATRRRVGIAPEGRAPIRGGDLYLDETSADPVGRITSGGFGPTVNAPVAMGFVAASLSETGTRLFVDLRGKRVPVTVADLPFITPRYKR from the coding sequence ATGGATGATACCACGACCCTGAAGAAGACCCCGCTGACCGCCCTGAACATCGAGCTGGGGGGCAAGATGGTTGGGTTTGCCGGCTATCAGATGCCGGTGCAATTCCCCGAAGGCGTGATGAAGGAACACCTTCATACCAGGGCCAAGGCAGGTCTGTTCGATGTCAGCCACATGGGTCAGGTGATCCTGCGGCCGAAGTCGGGCAAGGTCGAGGACGCTGCGCTCGCGCTGGAGCGGCTGGTGCCGGTCGATATCCTGGGCCTGAAGCACGGTCGCCAGCGCTATGCGCTGTTCACCGATGCGCAGGGCGGCATCCTGGATGACCTGATGGTGGCCAACCGGGGCGATCACCTGTTCGTCGTGGTCAACGCCGCCTGCAAGGAACAGGACGTGGCGCACATGCGCGCCAACCTGTCCGACCTGTGCGATGTGATCGAACTGACCGACCGCGCACTGGTCGCGCTGCAAGGCCCGGCGGCGGAAAGCGCGCTGGCGGCACTGGCCCCCGAAGTGGCGGCGATGGCCTTCATGGATGTGCGGGGCGTTTCGATCCTTGGCGTGGACTGCGTCGTCTCGCGCTCGGGCTATTCGGGCGAGGACGGCTACGAGGTCTCGGTCCCTGAAGCCAAGGCGGTGGAGTTTGTCCGCAGCCTTCTGGCCAACCCCGACGTGCAACCGATCGGGCTTGGCGCGCGCGACAGCCTGCGGCTGGAAGCGGGCCTGTGCCTTTACGGCAATGACATCGACACCGGCACCACCCCGGTCGCGGCGGCGCTGGAATGGGCGGTGCAGAAGGTGCGCCGCACCGGCGGGGCGCGGGCAGGGGGATTCCCCGGTGCCGATGTGATCCTGCGCGAGTTCGACATTGGCGCAACGCGGCGGCGTGTCGGCATCGCACCGGAAGGCCGCGCGCCCATCCGTGGCGGCGATCTCTACCTGGACGAGACGTCGGCGGACCCCGTGGGCCGTATCACCTCGGGCGGTTTCGGCCCCACGGTGAACGCCCCCGTGGCGATGGGCTTTGTCGCCGCCAGCCTTTCTGAAACCGGTACGCGCCTGTTCGTCGACCTGCGCGGCAAGCGTGTGCCCGTCACCGTCGCCGACCTTCCCTTCATCACCCCCCGTTACAAGCGCTGA
- the lipA gene encoding lipoyl synthase, protein MKDFVEKPRHPEKVRRAISETPRKPDWIRVSRADSPDYGQTRRILKDNALSTVCEEAACPNRGECWSQRHATMMIMGETCTRGCSFCNVATGRPDALDPFEPGRVAQAVAKLVLRHVVITSVDRDDLDDGGAAHFAQTIRAVRHQNPDTTIEVLVPDFLHKGPAWKIVVDAAPDVFNHNLECVPGLYPSVRPGARYYQSLRLLDDAKRQNPGIFTKSGLMVGLGETFEELRQVMDDMRAAGVDFITVGQYLQPTARHHKLDRFVPPDEFRRIEDMARSKGFLAVSATPMTRSSFHAGDDFALLKAARNAMTSAKESQNG, encoded by the coding sequence ATGAAGGACTTTGTCGAAAAACCGCGCCACCCGGAAAAGGTCCGTCGAGCCATCTCTGAGACCCCGCGCAAGCCGGACTGGATCCGGGTGTCGCGGGCGGACAGCCCGGACTACGGCCAGACCCGCCGCATCCTGAAGGACAACGCGCTGTCCACCGTCTGCGAGGAAGCCGCCTGCCCGAACCGCGGCGAATGCTGGTCGCAGCGCCACGCGACCATGATGATCATGGGCGAAACCTGCACGCGCGGCTGTTCGTTCTGCAACGTCGCCACCGGTCGCCCCGACGCGCTTGACCCGTTCGAGCCGGGCCGGGTGGCGCAGGCGGTGGCCAAGCTGGTCCTGCGCCATGTCGTGATCACCAGCGTTGACCGGGACGATCTGGACGATGGCGGAGCGGCGCACTTCGCCCAGACCATCCGTGCCGTTCGCCATCAGAACCCCGACACCACCATCGAAGTGCTGGTGCCTGATTTTCTGCACAAGGGCCCGGCTTGGAAGATCGTGGTCGATGCCGCACCAGACGTGTTCAACCACAATCTGGAATGCGTGCCGGGGCTGTACCCCTCGGTCCGGCCCGGCGCGCGCTATTACCAGTCGCTGCGGCTTCTGGACGACGCCAAGCGGCAGAACCCCGGGATCTTCACCAAATCCGGCCTGATGGTCGGGCTTGGCGAAACCTTCGAGGAACTGCGCCAGGTGATGGACGACATGCGCGCCGCTGGCGTCGATTTCATCACCGTGGGGCAGTATCTGCAGCCCACCGCACGGCATCACAAGCTGGATCGCTTCGTGCCGCCTGACGAGTTTCGCCGGATCGAGGACATGGCCCGGTCAAAGGGCTTTCTCGCCGTTTCTGCCACCCCGATGACGCGGTCGTCCTTCCATGCCGGGGATGACTTTGCCCTCCTGAAAGCCGCCCGCAACGCCATGACCTCCGCCAAGGAATCCCAGAATGGATGA
- the lpdA gene encoding dihydrolipoyl dehydrogenase, protein MHEFDLVVIGAGPGGYVAAIRAAQLGLTVACVEERATLGGTCLNVGCIPSKALLSSSEHWAELKHLSAHGISTGEASFDLSAMMARKDKVVGDLTKGIAHLFKKNAVEWLNGRGSIPAPGRVQVGDETVAARTILIATGSDPAALPGVTVDESVVLSSTGALSLPKVPDHLVVIGAGVIGLELGQVWARLGAKVTVVEYLDRILPGADGEIAKTAQRLLQRQGLAFQLGRKVMSVTQADGKASITLERRDKGTEETLEADAVLVAIGRRPRTAGLGLEALGITLDARGFIPVDGQFRTAVPGILAIGDVVPGPMLAHKAEEDGIAAVEALAGHAHGAPDYSLVPGVVYTAPEIASLGATEEALQEAGRAHVVGKFQFIANGRARAMGATVGLVKVLGCADTGRILGAHVLGRGAGELIQELVLAMSTGATLAQIAATSHAHPGMGEAVKEACLAALGKPLHA, encoded by the coding sequence ATGCATGAGTTCGATCTTGTCGTGATCGGCGCGGGCCCCGGCGGCTATGTGGCCGCGATCCGCGCCGCTCAGCTGGGCCTGACGGTGGCCTGCGTCGAAGAACGCGCCACGCTGGGCGGCACCTGCCTGAACGTGGGCTGCATCCCGTCCAAGGCGCTTCTATCCTCGTCGGAACACTGGGCCGAGCTGAAGCACCTGTCGGCGCATGGCATCTCGACCGGCGAAGCTTCGTTCGACCTGTCGGCCATGATGGCGCGCAAGGACAAGGTGGTGGGCGACCTGACCAAGGGCATCGCGCATCTGTTCAAGAAGAACGCCGTCGAATGGCTGAATGGGCGTGGCAGCATTCCGGCGCCGGGCCGGGTGCAGGTGGGCGACGAAACCGTCGCCGCCAGGACCATCCTGATCGCAACCGGGTCGGACCCGGCCGCGTTGCCGGGCGTGACGGTGGATGAAAGCGTGGTGCTGTCCTCGACCGGCGCTCTGTCGCTGCCGAAGGTGCCGGATCATCTTGTGGTGATCGGCGCGGGCGTCATCGGGCTGGAGCTGGGCCAGGTCTGGGCGCGGCTGGGGGCCAAGGTGACGGTGGTGGAATATCTCGACCGCATTCTGCCCGGCGCCGACGGCGAGATTGCCAAGACCGCGCAGCGCCTGTTGCAGCGGCAGGGGCTGGCCTTCCAGCTGGGCCGCAAGGTGATGTCAGTCACCCAGGCCGATGGCAAGGCCAGCATCACGCTGGAACGCCGCGACAAGGGCACTGAAGAAACGCTGGAGGCCGATGCCGTGCTGGTGGCCATCGGTCGCCGCCCGCGCACTGCCGGGCTTGGGCTTGAGGCGTTGGGCATCACGCTGGATGCGCGCGGCTTCATCCCGGTGGACGGGCAGTTCCGCACCGCCGTGCCGGGCATTCTGGCCATCGGCGATGTGGTTCCCGGCCCGATGCTGGCCCACAAGGCCGAGGAAGACGGCATTGCGGCGGTCGAAGCGCTGGCCGGGCACGCGCATGGCGCGCCGGACTATTCGCTGGTTCCCGGCGTGGTCTACACCGCGCCCGAGATCGCCAGCCTTGGCGCCACCGAAGAGGCGCTGCAAGAGGCCGGTCGCGCGCATGTGGTGGGCAAGTTCCAGTTCATCGCCAACGGTCGCGCCCGTGCGATGGGGGCGACCGTTGGCCTGGTCAAGGTGCTGGGCTGTGCGGACACCGGCCGCATCCTTGGCGCGCATGTCCTGGGCCGCGGCGCGGGCGAACTGATCCAGGAATTGGTGCTGGCCATGTCCACCGGGGCCACGCTGGCGCAGATCGCCGCCACGTCGCACGCCCATCCGGGCATGGGCGAGGCGGTCAAGGAAGCCTGCCTTGCCGCGCTTGGCAAACCGCTGCACGCCTGA
- the glyA gene encoding serine hydroxymethyltransferase, translating into MHDAQEDIATFDPALWSALEAERARQETQIELIASENHASLRVMQAQGSVLTNKYAEGYPGKRYYGGCLHVDVVEQLAIDRLKALFGAGYANVQPHSGAQANGAVKLALLSPGDTILGMSLDAGGHLTHGAKPAMSGKWFRAVAYGLGADGRIDYDRVEELALAEKPKLIIAGASAYSRVIDFARFRAIADKVGAWLMVDMAHIAGLVATGHHPSPMPHAHIVTSTTHKTLRGPRGGIILTNDEALAKKINSAVFPGLQGGPLMHVIAAKAVAFQEALQPSFKDYIGNVVASSAALAEVLVNRGAAIVSGGTDNHLMLVDLRPLGVKGNAAAEALERANITCNKNGVPNDPEKPTVTSGIRLGTAAGCSRGFGVTEFREIGGLIGDVLDALRRNPEGDAAVEAAVRAKVQDLCRRFPIYGAGHA; encoded by the coding sequence ATGCACGACGCTCAGGAAGATATCGCCACGTTCGACCCGGCCCTGTGGTCTGCCCTTGAAGCCGAGCGCGCACGCCAGGAAACCCAGATCGAGCTGATCGCCTCGGAAAACCACGCCAGCCTGCGCGTGATGCAGGCGCAGGGGTCGGTCCTGACCAACAAGTACGCCGAAGGCTATCCCGGCAAGCGCTATTACGGCGGCTGCCTGCATGTTGACGTGGTCGAACAACTGGCCATCGACCGGCTGAAGGCGCTGTTCGGCGCAGGATACGCCAACGTCCAACCCCATTCCGGCGCGCAGGCGAACGGTGCGGTCAAGCTGGCGCTGCTGAGCCCCGGCGACACGATCCTGGGCATGTCGCTGGATGCCGGCGGCCACCTGACCCACGGCGCCAAGCCCGCGATGTCGGGCAAGTGGTTCCGCGCGGTGGCCTACGGCCTCGGGGCCGATGGCAGGATCGACTATGACCGGGTCGAGGAACTTGCCCTGGCCGAAAAGCCGAAGCTGATCATCGCCGGGGCCTCGGCCTATTCGCGTGTCATCGACTTCGCCCGCTTCCGCGCGATTGCCGACAAGGTGGGCGCCTGGCTGATGGTGGACATGGCCCATATCGCCGGGCTGGTGGCAACCGGCCACCACCCCAGCCCGATGCCGCATGCCCACATCGTGACCTCCACCACGCACAAGACGCTGCGCGGCCCGCGCGGCGGGATCATCCTGACCAATGACGAGGCGCTGGCCAAGAAGATCAACTCGGCCGTGTTCCCCGGTCTGCAGGGCGGCCCTTTGATGCATGTCATCGCGGCCAAGGCCGTCGCCTTCCAGGAGGCGCTGCAGCCGTCGTTCAAGGATTACATCGGCAATGTCGTCGCCTCTTCGGCGGCGCTGGCCGAGGTGCTCGTCAATCGCGGCGCGGCCATCGTGTCGGGCGGCACCGACAACCACCTGATGCTGGTCGACCTGCGCCCTCTGGGCGTGAAGGGCAATGCCGCTGCCGAAGCGCTGGAGCGGGCCAACATCACCTGCAACAAGAACGGCGTCCCGAATGACCCGGAAAAGCCGACCGTCACCTCGGGCATCCGTCTGGGCACGGCGGCGGGGTGCAGCCGTGGCTTCGGCGTGACCGAGTTCCGCGAGATCGGCGGGCTGATCGGCGATGTGCTGGATGCGCTGCGCCGCAATCCCGAGGGCGACGCCGCTGTCGAGGCCGCGGTCCGCGCCAAGGTGCAGGACCTGTGCCGCCGCTTCCCGATCTATGGGGCCGGCCATGCATGA
- a CDS encoding LysR substrate-binding domain-containing protein, whose translation MELLRTFIKAIDSGSFTRAGELVGRTPSAISLQIKRLEEIANAALFQRDAHKLQLTADGRTVAQFARRILALNDELLSNLRQPSVTGRVRLGAPHEYTASLLPEFLGKFAQAHPNVMLEVTSDLSKNLLRRQQAGEFDLVIALHEESASPGGRLVYTEPLVWVGSIDHASHLQTPLPLVLAPPPCIYRNRILQSLNQAQRACRIVYLSSSYNGISAAVRAGIGITVMAGSAIPPDSKIFSERDGLPNLGELELRLHRATGSNSEALQRLEEYIAGSFANSVPVRTSGLERE comes from the coding sequence ATGGAGTTGCTGCGCACCTTTATCAAGGCCATCGACAGCGGCAGCTTCACCCGCGCCGGCGAGCTTGTCGGCCGCACTCCCTCGGCCATCAGCCTTCAGATCAAGCGGTTGGAAGAAATCGCAAATGCAGCGCTTTTTCAAAGGGATGCCCACAAGTTGCAGCTGACCGCAGACGGCAGGACCGTTGCTCAGTTTGCTCGGCGAATCCTTGCCCTAAACGACGAGCTTCTGTCCAACCTGCGACAGCCTTCGGTCACCGGCCGGGTGCGCCTGGGGGCACCTCACGAGTACACGGCCTCGCTTCTGCCAGAGTTCCTGGGCAAGTTCGCACAGGCCCATCCGAACGTCATGCTTGAGGTGACAAGCGACCTCAGCAAGAATCTGCTGCGCCGCCAGCAGGCCGGAGAGTTTGATCTGGTCATCGCCCTTCACGAGGAATCGGCCTCTCCTGGCGGTCGACTGGTCTACACCGAACCGCTCGTCTGGGTGGGAAGCATAGATCATGCAAGCCATCTGCAGACGCCCCTGCCGCTGGTCCTAGCGCCCCCGCCCTGCATCTATCGGAACCGGATCCTGCAAAGTCTGAACCAGGCGCAGCGGGCATGCCGTATCGTCTATCTCAGCTCCAGCTATAACGGGATTTCTGCGGCTGTACGGGCCGGCATCGGCATAACCGTCATGGCGGGCAGCGCAATCCCACCCGACAGCAAGATCTTCTCCGAACGGGACGGCTTGCCCAACTTGGGCGAACTGGAACTACGGTTGCACCGGGCAACGGGAAGCAATTCCGAAGCACTGCAGAGGCTCGAAGAATACATCGCCGGCAGCTTTGCAAATTCGGTTCCCGTGCGAACCTCCGGTCTCGAACGTGAGTAA